The Anopheles gambiae chromosome 2, idAnoGambNW_F1_1, whole genome shotgun sequence genomic sequence AGTGGTATAGTGCACCTGTAACGAATAAGACGCGGGATGGCTGACCGACCCACACGGACTGATGGACCTACGAATTTTAGAGTGCGGGGAAGGCAAACTGCAAAGAATGAACTGCACTGAAGCTGCGGTCaaattgaaacacacacacacacacgaagacaccacatacaaacactctctatttctctttttACTCTCTATGCCTGCAATACAAGGTGGTTGCAAGAAGATGGGAGGTGCAGCAGCTGCTAAGAAATCGGCGATAGTGATGAGCAGTGGGCCGTGTGTAGGGAAAgtgattaaattatttattcaacaacaacaacaacaacaaccacacgaacAGCAGCATAAGGCTTTAGAGGCGGGACCGGTTTGCCGCTGCCTTGCCCTCCCACAGTGGCGCGTCTCATGTGGAAGAGATGACTATTGACTCGGAGTAGAAGCAAGAGGGACAGGGGGAAAAAGGTAAactgaagaaagaaaaagaaaaaactgatAAATCGATAGCAAGATACAACACTGATTCAAATAAAGTCCATCATATAAGTATTGATGCGTTAGAGAACACGCGTGACGCGACACATGATGACGGTGAACACGGAACGGTTGGTAGAAGCAAACTGCGCTGCTCTCTTCGGTAAGCATTATCTCTTGTTGCTCATAGTACTACATTGTATCGCATTGCAAGAAGCGCATTTATGTTGCTTACaaatcatttatttgtttacccACCTGTCACCGTGTGGATGGGTCGTACTTTATTCTGAAGCAAACGGAATCAAGTACAGGtgcaatatatttaaaaacaatgatGCTCCGGTAATTCTCTTGTATCAGTCTTACCGCAGCCATTTGATGACAATCCTTCCAACGAGAGGTAAACGCGTGGGAAGTTCATATCTTCTGCTTTCCTTCACATTAATCATCATCTCATTTCACCTCATTTCTCTTCATTCTCCTTTGCAGGCAGCTTGTGAATTGCAACTTGCAAAGCAACAATGATTACAATTCGTTCGATTTGGATGTTCTGGTTGCTGGCCGGTGGTTTTGTGCTAGTGTGCAGTGCCACTAAGCGAGCCCCGACAGCTATTATAACTGATATCCTGTCCGTCGACGAACCAGCGCCCGAGCCCAACCATCATCTTGCCACTCGTCTGTTACGCTATTTCATCTTCGGTGGCATCATTCAAGCAATCTCAGCCGAAACACGAATCCCCCGACGCAGGCTGGTTTTTGGAGGCCGTAGTATGTTTCAGGATAAGCATAGCCAAGCCGGCCCTGGTACACATGCTGCTCACGTTGTTCGCGTGTGCGCCATTAATGCTGGCCTAACGGGTGCAAATCCTAATCTTACCATTGCGTTGCAGAACTATATCGGCCACACACAAGATGTGCCACgcatttataattattttgccGGCGTTGGCGGTGCAATTGATCTGTTTCAATCGAGCAGCCTGAAGGAGCTGTCAAAGATTGATTTTACAGGGTTCTACAATGGCACTAATAAGGATACCGTGATCAAGCTTAGCAATGCGTTTCGAGGTATCGTAGAAAAATACGCGAGAAAGGAGAATCAGGCCACCGTTGTTATTGATGTGGCGAAAGCAGCAGCGTATTGTGCAGATCCTTCATTGCTGTTTGCCAGAGGTACGGAAGGGCACAGGATGGTGAAGGATGGAACGTTTTTAAGGAATTATTTTACACCCAACAGCACGGCAGTAGTAATTGATCCGAAAGAATGTCATAAAGGCCAGACTCAAACGAATGTTGCAGGTTCGAAACGATCACGCGCTTAGGTAGCAGAGCATTGAATTGATTCGACGCGATATCGGGATGTATCTTAATCATAAAGATGATAACTGAAAGAAACGTAAAACCATAAAGTTTAAACTGTTTATTATAATTaactgtaaaacaaaaactgtttATAAAACTGTCGATTTAAACTTCAAGGTCGGAAGGTATTGGTGCATTGCAAGCGATAGAATGCATGATTGATAAGGATTTAATTGAAGCATTTGAATAATTGGCGAATGTTGGgcgatttgtttaatttaccgCCGGGTATTACCTATAATCTATTTAAAGCgattcattttcaaaatacattttacagCTTCCTGATAAGCTGAGCCGGCAAGATGAGCTCGTGTTTGCGAACTTTCCGTCTGGTTGAAGGTGTTTGGACGCCATTGTGTATAAATACAGCTGATCGCACCGATCTTCGTTACACTTTGCTGTTGAATTTTCGCTTGTCAACAGCAAATAGCGCTCtgctgtaagtgtgtgtgtgtgcaaataaagtaaaaaccCTACGATATTCATCTTTTACTCATTTACTTATTTTAGGGAACACCGAAAATGACAATCTTCCGGTACGTTTGGCTAGCTTGCCTCGGAgcgttcatcatcatcatctccacAGCCACAGCCGCTCGCCGACCCACAACCGTCGTGTCCGACGTCTGCTCGACCTCGTTCACCGACGGGCCGTTTGAAACGCGGGACGCGTACCGTCAGCGTGTGCGCGatccaaacaaacacatctCGGCCCGGCTCGTGCGCTACCTCACGTTCGGCGGCATTCTGCAAGCGATTGCGGAGAAAACGAACCTTCCCCGGGACGGGCTGGTAGCTGGCGGCGCAAGCCAGTTTCAGGATCAGCACAGCGGCCTGGGCCGAACCGTCCACGCGGCCCACATCATTCGCGTCGGCACGATCGATAAGCGCCTGGGCAGGCAGGACTCGGCGCTGCACACAGCGCTGACCAACTACATTGGCCACACGCAGAACGTGCTGCGGGCGGCAAACGCGTGGCACGGTGTCGGCGGCGCAATAGATCGCTTTCAGTCGGACAATCTGGACGCGCTGGGTAGGATCGATTTTAACGCCCCGTTCGATCGGGACCAGCGCATTGCGGTGGAGCAGCTGACCGAACGTTTCCGGGACGTGATTAGCGCTTACGTTCGGGATGGAACGCACGAGGAGAGCGACAGGCAGATACTGGATGAGGATAAGATGATAGTGAACTGCATGCTGCCGCTGATGCTGTTCGAGGAAGGCAAGGCCGGTTACGATCTGGTGACGAGCGGAGACTTTGTGGCGCACTATGGTAGAACGAGCAGAAAACGTTAAATTTGTACCAGCAAAGGAACGCATTAAACAACACTGATGTAATTTAACGAGCTGCAAAACAGACCGCAACTAGACACGGTTATCACATTGCATCCGAAATCGCGtcttcaaacttatcagcaaATCGATGCATTGCACGTGAAGCGTCTTCCTGCTTGTGatagcccacacacacacacacacacgcggccaTCGAACGAAACACCGGGAAGAATTCGCAAATAAAAACCCACCCGACCCGGCCCGAGATAACGCGACCGCCAAACCGTCCAAACAGAAGGCAGTTTGGTGCGATAAGCGCGCGAAAGGTTGGGAGAGGGTAGATTAGATTCGGGAGtttgcagatttttttttgcaacacgcTATCATCCCTTTTTTCTGCTGGCCCTCGCCTGGAGGAAGGGTTAATTTAAGCATTGGCCTTCACCCGTGTCGATGTAGTTGTGAATGGGACGTGTCGAGCAGCTCTCACAGCCACAAATCATTATCCTTCAAAATGTGTAACATTTCCACtcttttttattatctttttaGTGACACGCACCGCATTCGATTCTACCACCAGTCAGAGCAAAAAAGGATAACGATGGCAGTGGTCGCGTGGCCCAGTTTTTCCTTCGGTCGACCTTCAACCGTCCTTGAACGGCAGCCGGCTGCCTGCttactggtggtggtgggcgcCTTCAATTGTACCATCAGCTGATTGCCGCTATGGGGCTCGGTTTCGGAGTGTGTATCCTTGCCAGTGCAAACAACGCGAGATTCACTTCCGCGCACTGCCCGAGGACGGGGAAAGGTCAAAAATGGTCGCCATCGGCCCAAGATGCGAGCCTTTCGCctgcctgttttttttatctacgAGTCCTCGAGCCTGTCCAGAGCAAAACGGGCGCGTCAGTTGTCGTCCAAATATCATCCCAAGCAGTTCGGGCTAGCAACACTTCGCTTGCTTTCGTGCCACGGGCAGTAGTATATCTACCGAGAAGAAGGCCTTCACCATCAGCTGTGCGTGTGCCGTCCTAACCGTTTTGCTCTACGTGTGtgcatttaaaattcaaaccacAAAGCAACCGGCGACAAACGGGCGAACGAGAtttacaacaacaagaaaaaaggtcGATTATCATAGCAATCGCTGAGAAAACGGAAAGCGCCCTGTTGTGTGTTTTAGCGTCTTGGGTCAGAAATCAATCGGCAGTGCAATTGTTTGGAACGTACAGTTTGGATATCCGAATCGGTCGAAGCGAAGAAACCATCCCGTTTCAAATTGCTACTGTGCGTCGAACTGCTGTTACGTTCGTTTCCAGGTTTTGGAGTTAAAGAGCACCCGGTTGTGTTAGTCCGTCGAACGAAGCAAGCAAGCAGGGAAAAAAACCCCCGACAGGTAAATGTGGGATATCGCACAttggcaaaaaataaaaccaataagtgTCTATCTTAATACTACCCCGCCCCGtttacctgtgtgtgtgtgcgtttgtcggTTTGTTCCCGGAATCGCAACACTTGGGAGTACGTGTGAGGTAAGCGCTGCCTCATGTCgtgctcttcttcttttgcctTAATATGTTCGCAATTTCTAATCTGCAAACACCCAGCCAACGGGAAGGGGGGTGGAGTAAATGGGGCTATGGGGGTGGTGGCGGCCGGCGATGGGTTGCGGTGTTCGGCCGGCAACCACCGGCATTTTGTGCAGCATTCGATACCGTATCACACATCGGGTTGGTTGCGATTTCGCGAACACCGCGCCGTGCTCCCCGTCATCGTTGCCCCATTATCTGTACAGTGGTTGCATATTGTTCTTCTATTGTAATTACCGATTTTTGGCAATTCCTCCAACACCCTGGTAAGTTGCGTTTCTACTGCGCTGTTGTTGAAGCATTTCGCGGGGGCACGTGGTTTGTTGCAACGGGCAATgatgaaaaagggaaagtgtTTAGTGCCTCGGTTCAAGTGTTCTAGTGCGATTAACGATGGAGCACCGGAAGGGTGCGGGGGCCTTTGGTTTGTGAGAGCGAAAATCACATGACTCAGTGCTTTTGCTTAACGGGTGCCTTTTCGCTAGACATTACGCAATAGTATGGTTTCGAGGGAGACTAGTAGGCGCGTTCGGCCACCTGTTGCTAGATAGAGAGCATGGAGGAGAGAGCAGTACATTGTAGCGTTTCAAGTCCAGGAAGAGTGCACTATCCCGCCAGTTGGTTGCTGAAATGCTGTTGCTGGGAGGTTGAGGAAAAATCATAACTGTAATTTAGCTAAACAatcggaaaaaaatcaaataatttagtacaaaagggatttttttgtgATATTGTAGTagtttgaaaaaacaaaaattaaccaTGAATTGTGTGTTAGTTTTGCCTCTTCAGGGTAAAATATGTGAAATAGTTGGTTTGTTCTAAAATTACCACTACATGAGCTAACTCGGCCCAATACATCGTTATTCTAATATTCGCCCCCAATATTAAATTAGTTGTTCTAAAAATGGGCTAAAAATGATTGCCGTAGGTCATGAGAAATGTCTCTGCGGCTTATGGGTCGCAGATCAAGACTGTCTGAATTTGTTCCACATGTTCTTTGTAtcgttttctttccgtttttgaTTCTTTCTTTCGATATGATTGGTATCCTCAGTGACAAATGTTCAGTCatggatttctttttttttttttcactagaATAGTGTAATGAAaccaaaattattaaaaaagatTGTTGGACTGTTAAATTGTTGatcaatttcgaaatattttcGATTCAACGGAGGTCGATAATTTTCGGCACAAAACGCCAGTGGTACAAAGAATTATGGTGatattttataatttgtttttaaagaattcctttttttcaaacCCCGAATGAACCTAACCTCCCATACGCAGGAAAAAGTAGaaactgatttgacatttcataaaatttgcatttaaaaaatggatttttgttGGATggatttagaaaaaaaactaagtgAGATTATTGCTTTCCATGAACATTttttgaaaggaaaataaattcaagattactagcaaaaataaatctacgaCCTTGCGAGCTGCCTTGGGTCAGTTATCCGGAATTTTCACATTGGCGGACGAAGACATGCATGATGGCATGTTTTTAAGATGTACCTTCAATTTTATCAATTCCTCTtcagtttttgcgacaaagttgttaaaaaataaagatgCTTATGCATCATGTTGACCTAGAAAACTTTCGATGGGTCGCAGGCTAGGGTGTCGCCTTTTGGAGCTTCTTGTCGCTCAGGGTAAATGTAGTctaatagtgccaagatgttgTAGATGCCAGAATGGCCTTATACAGGGTCTAAGTGATGCACGCATTTCTTATATCGCGCACGCGTCTAAACGAAGTTGATTCACTTGTTTGGCCATCACGGTTTGAGTGTGACTGATAGAGATGTCAACTGTTGTCTACTGACTCATGGGATGGACTGTTATTGAAAGGGCAATTAACGTTTCATTACTGCGGGTTAAGATAATCGACAGATAATGAAAAATCGACAGTTTTTGtccatatttttaatttgcgtTCTCTCGATTCTCATTATttcagcaacacaaaaatggCTTTCCGCGCTATCACTTCACCGGTTGTACGCCGCTTCCTCGAAGCCAACAATCTTAAGGTACGTGTGGTCGTGTCCCCCCAAAAACACATCCATTACCAGCTGTGTACTAATAAATGCTTCTTTTAAACCGTGTTCCCTTTTAGACGCTGCAAAAGCGCGCCGCCTCAATGGGAGATTACTATTCGAGTGCACGCGGCTTTACCATTGCCGATATGAAGAAGAATCCTGCCGTAAGTGTTACCTTTGCTGCCTTTCTTTCACCACACTTTCGTACCCCCCCCCCGCACAACTTACACGGTCGAGTTTAATTTTCATCGGATTAATGGAGGAGAACTACTTTATTTACTTTGTTATATGTGTCGCTTACGCCTAGTGACCGATCGGCCAATCCGATGGTGCCAGTATCTTACAGCTACTATGTTCCTAGTGTACGGTATCTCATCTAATGTCATTTGCGGGATGCTGGATGATACCTTCAATGCTttcttcagcagcagctccatgGGCAAATTTCTGTTGTTGCCTGAGGGGAGCCCCTCCCCCCGTCCCCTCCTACAGGAACGTGGTCCAGTAGGTAACGTTCAGTATGAAGAACGAGAAGGGGAAAAAGAAGCGGGAAAACTTGTCGATGCAGAGGGCCGTTTCCCGCCCGTGGCAGAACGTATCGTACCGCGGTACCTCCGACGAGCGGTGGTCCTTGTTGTAGCCGTTCTTGTTAAAGTCGATCGCCTCCGACAGGTCCTCGTCCGAATAGCCCTTCATCGCTTTGGTCGCCACCGGGCCCATGTAGTTGTTGACCACCGCGAACTCCATCAGCgacagaaacacaaacacggagCAGGACGACATCCAGACGTCGATGGCCTTCACGTACGATACCGGCGGTAGCGATTGTTGCGATTGGGTGTTTTGTGTGGCTGGGGAAGAGGTTGAGGCGAAAGCCCATCGATTAgtgaaagggaagaaaaaaaagggggggggttTGAAGAAATGGGAGCACCGCTTTGGAGCACCACTACCTACCTAACGTTAGTAGCGAGGTGACGCCAAGTGTTACCCGTGCCGGGATGGCCTCCGGTTTGATCCAGAACGATATCCACGACATGACGACGATCAGCGCGGACGGGATGTAGGTGTGGAACAGATGGTAGCCCAGCCGCCGTCTCAGGTTGAACACCACCGCCAGACAGGTGAAGTTACCGGTCGAGTACTCGATCGTACAGTCGGTGGTGTAGTTGTTGCTGATGTCCAGCTGGGGCAGCTCGATTTCCGGGTTCACCACCAGCGGGTCGGTCATGTTCCAGATGAACACCAAATCCTGTACCGTGTGCGATACTGTGCCATGAGCCGGGGTTTTGGTGATTGGGGAGAGGGATTGTTTCGAAAGCGTGTATTAGTTCATTTGCGTTAAAAGCGACGTTTCATGTTACATTTAAATTTGCTAAACTTAATAATTTAAGAGAAAAGTTAACGAAATTTAGTTGCCCGAGGTTTTTTGCTGGGGTTTTGGCTGATTCTGAAATTGAaactagaagaaaaaacgatcGAAGCAATGTCGAGTGTAAATCGATATACTACCACGGATATGCAAGATATCATACAATCGTTGAACTCTAAGTCTTGTTTACTTACCattccaaacaacaacactctAAGCGCTATTTACATATTTGTACAGCAATAGTATTTTTCTACGCGCAAGCAGACATTTTGAAAGTAAAAACCCATCAGCACCGGATGAACAAATGCTTCTTTTTTAGTTTCGGCATATAAGTGACTACTTGTACTAAAAACGATGTTCTAAAACACACCAATATGTGTGTTACGGACAAGCAAGCTGTTCGTTTTACAATGATTGTGCCGATGGAGCTCTACGGACGCTACCcatgaaaagggaaaagaatgcATTTTGCAACCACGTCATATTCTTTCtatttacaacaaaaagaaaagaacggGAAATTAATTCTAGGAAAGAGTGGACAATTATTTCATTCCATACCCTTTGGGTGCTGTCTACGGTAAAGGCAACTGGATGaactaaaacaaagaaactGCATACGCTTATATATGCTACTAATACTTTATTTCCATGATGTTTATGAACCATCCGCACGAACGTGGCGATGGgagtatatattttatttgttttgctttgctttacaAGTAATACTACACAAAACGAGCTTACATGGGATAGCATGGTACCATCAACAACCAATTCTACGTAAGAGGGGAGGTATGGGGGAAAGAGGTCAAACTAAACGTTCTACGGTCTAAAATCAAGTTGATAGATATATATCCAGATAGAGTACACTCTAGTATACATGTCTCTACTCTAATACACAGTTGTgtttgtatctgtgtgtgtggttgtgtgggtGTCGGTATGAAAATATAGATAAGAAGGAAAGGAGCGTTTTGCGGTCATACTGTTGCAATAACACTCACAACTAAAACTACAGTCGAACACAACAACATCTACAAGCTTTAGTTTTGAGAGAACGTTGGTACTAATTTTGACACGCACgtgtatgatgtgtgtgtgtgttgtgtgttttatataGCAAATTTTACTTGCTTTCTGTTTTTCATATGACATTCTACCTTTTCGTGTCAGTATCATCACGATTGGTAAGAACTGATAAAACTAAAAGTACTTATAAACTAAATATTGTAAGCAAAACATAAATGTACTAAAAGAGAGTGTACTAAAACAAAGATTTGTAACTAAAATCATGACAACGGGACACACCACAGTGGTTGTGATGGGTTtaggtgtgtatgtatgtgtgtgttatatATAAAAATAGCTGGGATACAAGGATACAACTACTCTACACACAGTTCAGTTAGTGATTATGTTATACTAATAGAGCCTTACAATGATGAGTATTGCCATGATGTACCACTTGTTCTAAGAACGTCATctctgtttcttctttttatagtttttttttcttcgtcttcgttttcgttttgttaGCAAGAGTTCACTAGAAAAGCTTAAAGCTCTCGTAAAAGAAATGGATCTTAGGGGTGTTTGTCAAACATTATAAAAGTGCGATTATTGTACGTTTGAAGAGAGATGTTTCTATCTATTTCATTATGGTTAGGGATTTCAACTGTCCCACGGTTTGGATGTTGATATTTGTTGTTTATATGATTTTCCGTTTTCAGCTTGACGTTTGACAGCTTGTTGACGTTTATTTCATGCTTGGGTGTGGTATGCgcgatagaaaaaaacaagcttaGTATCCAATTGCTCTCACCAACACACCGATCTATGAACTACATACAGCTCTACTAGTGTGTCCTAGTCGCTAACGGTATCGTAACTGCTACAGGCTCAAATACATACTACCCACTACGAGACTACGTGTGTTACAAGAACAGGGTTGCATTCGCATATATACTACTATAAAAGTTTTGATTTTCCGTATTCGTTAGgagtgtgtatctgtgtggtATGACGGCATGGTGTGTTGTATGTTTCGTATGTGGTTTTGTCTATGGCGTGCgtgtggtggtgatggcgcGCTATCACTACCGCACAAATATGTTCAGATTACATTAGATGTATTTATTGTTGCATATACATTACAAATCTACTATCAAGTAATACAATCACACTGGTATTGCTACAGctacattattattttgttgttgttgttgtatttagttttaccttttttatgttttgtcttttgttgttgtcgtgtttttttttctttctctctcattttctttttaaatagcTATACTAAGTTCGTAACGCTCATCAAGGTTCATGCATTAGACGCTTATGGTACGCTCGTGTTACTACCCTGTGTTTAGTCATTGCTGCAGGGTTTTGAAGAATTGAGTTTTGCGCTTGAGGCTCCAAGGCTCCAAATTACAAACATTCTTAGTTATTGCAGTTATTGTTCTTTGAATTggtttttaacattttgttttatactGATGCGCAAGCACACCTTACAGCAAAGTCTATTGGCGTACGCAGTGTACACAATACTGTTTTGCTTAGATATCTCTACTAATCTTTTAACCACAATCTAGTTATAAAGCGATCGAGTTGCGAAAGTACTCTtctattgtgcgtgtgtgagaagGGTGTGTGGGGTACAGTGTAATCATGCACCAGTTTGGAGCGATTTTGAGAAGCGCGTAAGGAAACTCATAGCAAACGTTTCGGAGGAAATAGACAACGAAAACACGTATGGTatagtaaatgaaaaaatagccGTATAGATGGGTAGATAGTTCTGGTACAACGATTGAAAAAAGAGAGCATGCCCAAACGAGCAGATATTGCAGATTGATATGCGTTTCATCTAGGTGGTATCGACTATATGACTctaatgatattttttttgttcatgtttAACTACTACACAGTCACTGCAAAACGGTAGGGCGAGATAgcgaaagagagtgagagaaagaaagaaagaaagagagaacatAACACTAGTTAAGCAAAACGTAGCTAAGTAAGTAAGATGGTGCCATCTGCGTTTGGTTGCTTACAGATTAACGATCTTTTTGATCGAACGAATACATACTGAGTACAATAAGGGGAGAGCATAGATGTTAAGAtgtgctaaacaaaaacactaacTCATCTACCAGACAGTAATTACTTCCGTATACCGCTACTACGATTATTCAGTGCGTTTCTCTAGTATAATACATTTTAGGTAT encodes the following:
- the LOC4576864 gene encoding uncharacterized protein LOC4576864, with amino-acid sequence MITIRSIWMFWLLAGGFVLVCSATKRAPTAIITDILSVDEPAPEPNHHLATRLLRYFIFGGIIQAISAETRIPRRRLVFGGRSMFQDKHSQAGPGTHAAHVVRVCAINAGLTGANPNLTIALQNYIGHTQDVPRIYNYFAGVGGAIDLFQSSSLKELSKIDFTGFYNGTNKDTVIKLSNAFRGIVEKYARKENQATVVIDVAKAAAYCADPSLLFARGTEGHRMVKDGTFLRNYFTPNSTAVVIDPKECHKGQTQTNVAGSKRSRA
- the LOC4576865 gene encoding uncharacterized protein LOC4576865, whose amino-acid sequence is MTIFRYVWLACLGAFIIIISTATAARRPTTVVSDVCSTSFTDGPFETRDAYRQRVRDPNKHISARLVRYLTFGGILQAIAEKTNLPRDGLVAGGASQFQDQHSGLGRTVHAAHIIRVGTIDKRLGRQDSALHTALTNYIGHTQNVLRAANAWHGVGGAIDRFQSDNLDALGRIDFNAPFDRDQRIAVEQLTERFRDVISAYVRDGTHEESDRQILDEDKMIVNCMLPLMLFEEGKAGYDLVTSGDFVAHYGRTSRKR
- the LOC1281130 gene encoding glycine receptor subunit alpha-2; translation: MTDPLVVNPEIELPQLDISNNYTTDCTIEYSTGNFTCLAVVFNLRRRLGYHLFHTYIPSALIVVMSWISFWIKPEAIPARVTLGVTSLLTLATQNTQSQQSLPPVSYVKAIDVWMSSCSVFVFLSLMEFAVVNNYMGPVATKAMKGYSDEDLSEAIDFNKNGYNKDHRSSEVPRYDTFCHGRETALCIDKFSRFFFPFSFFILNVTYWTTFL